In a genomic window of Caloenas nicobarica isolate bCalNic1 chromosome 1, bCalNic1.hap1, whole genome shotgun sequence:
- the LOC135984996 gene encoding protein Wnt-4-like, producing MEMVWLYLMLVPVQHVLAVTWLYLAKEPSLRMVLWDPSGCEGLMGLVEEQIRVCQRQVEAMDAVKRGAELAVEECQHQFHARRWNCSTLQGLQVFGKVAIQGTRESAFIHAISAAGIAFAVTRACSRGELEKCGCDRKIRGVSPEGFQWSGCSDNLSYGIAFSQAFVDNPERNRGVSSSRALMNLHNNEAGRKALLAHMKVECKCHGMSGSCEVRTCWKVMPPFRKVGNILKEKFEGATEVHPKWVGSRKLLVPKSSRFKPYTAHDLVYLLASPDFCDRDPQRGVFGTSGRQCNRTSLAMDGCELLCCGRGFQTAQAEVVERCSCKFRWCCSVKCKQCRHLVEVHSCR from the exons ATGGAGATGGTGTGGCTGTACTTGATGCTGGTCCCTGTGCAGCATGTTCTTGCTGTGACCTGGCT GTACCTGGCCAAGGAGCCTTCTCTGCGGATGGTCCTCTGGGACCCCAGTGGCTGTGAGGGTCTGATGGGGCTGGTGGAAGAGCAGATCCGCGTTTGCCAGCGGCAGGTGGAAGCCATGGATGCAGTGAAGCGAGGTGCGGAGCTGGCTGTTGAGGAGTGCCAGCATCAGTTTCACGCTCGTCGGTGGAACTGCTCCactctgcaggggctgcaggtcTTCGGCAAGGTTGCCATCCAAG GCACGCGAGAGTCTGCTTTCATCCACGCCATCTCTGCCGCCGGCATTGCCTTTGCTGTGACTCGTGCCTGCAGCCgtggggagctggagaagtGTGGCTGTGACCGCAAGATTCGAGGAGTCAGCCCAGAAG GTTTCCAATGGTCAGGCTGCTCTGATAACCTCTCTTATGGGATTGCCTTTTCTCAAGCCTTCGTAGACAACCCTGAGAGGAACCGTGGTGTGTCCTCCAGCCGAGCACTCATGAACCTGCACAACAATGAGGCTGGGAGGAAG gctcTCCTGGCCCACATGAAGGTGGAGTGCAAGTGCCACGGCATGTCTGGTTCCTGCGAGGTACGCACGTGCTGGAAGGTCATGCCTCCTTTCCGCAAAGTGGGCAACATCCTCAAGGAAAAATTTGAGGGGGCAACAGAGGTTCACCCCAAATGGGTCGGTTCCCGCAAGCTCCTGGTGCCCAAGAGCTCTCGCTTCAAGCCCTACACAGCTCATGACCTGGTCTACCTGTTGGCCAGCCCAGACTTCTGTGACCGGGACCCTCAGCGTGGTGTCTTTGGTACCTCTGGCCGCCAGTGCAACCGCACATCCCTGGCCATGGATGGCTGTGAGCTCCTGTGCTGTGGCAGGGGTTTCCAGACGGCCCAGGCGGAGGTGGTGGAGCGATGCAGCTGCAAGTTTCGCTGGTGCTGCTCCGTCAAGTGCAAGCAGTGCCGGCACCTGGTAGAGGTGCACAGCTGCCGCTGA